Proteins encoded by one window of Sinorhizobium arboris LMG 14919:
- a CDS encoding methylated-DNA--[protein]-cysteine S-methyltransferase, with product MNHYHVFETASGYCGIAWSDAGITRFQLPTRSADSTERLLLRRLPNGAPSLPPPRIAEAIAAVKSYFEGRETDFSRFDLDLRGQDAFFERVYRAARKIPWGGTTTYGALAKELGAGPEAARDVGQAMAKNPVALIIPCHRVLAAGGKIGGFSAPGGSSAKLRMLEIEGVKIAPPEPAQQSLGF from the coding sequence ATGAACCATTACCATGTTTTCGAAACCGCGAGCGGCTACTGCGGCATCGCATGGAGCGATGCCGGCATCACCCGATTCCAATTGCCGACGCGAAGCGCAGACTCCACCGAACGGCTGCTCCTGCGGCGGCTGCCGAACGGCGCTCCGTCCCTTCCGCCGCCGCGGATTGCAGAAGCGATCGCCGCGGTGAAATCCTATTTCGAGGGCAGGGAAACGGATTTCTCCCGTTTCGATCTCGATCTGCGAGGACAGGACGCCTTCTTCGAGAGGGTCTACCGGGCCGCGCGAAAGATCCCGTGGGGCGGGACGACCACCTACGGCGCGCTTGCGAAGGAGCTCGGCGCGGGCCCGGAGGCGGCCCGGGATGTCGGCCAGGCGATGGCCAAGAATCCCGTAGCGCTGATCATCCCCTGTCATCGGGTGCTCGCAGCCGGCGGCAAGATCGGCGGCTTCTCGGCGCCGGGCGGCTCGTCCGCGAAGCTGAGAATGCTCGAAATAGAAGGCGTCAAAATCGCTCCGCCGGAGCCTGCGCAGCAATCACTGGGGTTTTGA